From Streptomyces durmitorensis, a single genomic window includes:
- a CDS encoding RNA polymerase sigma factor has translation MRAQGEVLEGGRVVDEGAVIARVRAGEPEAYAELVRAFTGIALRAAAALGAGSDAEDVVQQAFFKAYCSLGRFRDGSAFKPWLLSIVANETRNTVRSAVRQRSLVGREAALAEAEPLIPESADPAVAALEGERRTALLAALDRLSEEHRLVVTYRYLLEMDETETAQALGWPRGTVKSRLNRALRKLERLLPQGPEGREGPQGGDGHE, from the coding sequence GCGGTGATCGCGCGTGTGCGCGCCGGGGAGCCGGAGGCGTACGCGGAATTGGTGCGCGCTTTCACCGGGATCGCACTCAGGGCGGCCGCGGCACTCGGGGCGGGATCGGACGCGGAAGACGTGGTGCAGCAGGCCTTCTTCAAGGCGTACTGCTCCTTGGGGCGGTTCAGGGACGGCTCGGCGTTCAAGCCGTGGCTGCTGTCGATCGTCGCCAATGAGACGAGGAACACAGTGCGTTCGGCGGTGCGGCAGCGGTCGCTCGTCGGACGAGAGGCAGCGCTCGCGGAGGCGGAGCCGCTGATACCGGAATCGGCCGACCCGGCCGTGGCGGCGCTGGAGGGCGAGCGCCGGACGGCCCTGCTCGCCGCGCTCGACCGGCTGAGCGAGGAGCACCGCCTGGTCGTCACGTACCGCTATCTCCTGGAGATGGACGAGACGGAGACGGCCCAGGCCCTGGGCTGGCCGCGGGGCACGGTGAAGTCCCGGCTGAACCGCGCGCTGCGGAAGCTGGAGCGACTGCTGCCGCAGGGTCCGGAAGGACGCGAAGGGCCACAAGGAGGTGACGGGCATGAGTGA